A genome region from Crossiella equi includes the following:
- a CDS encoding DUF3817 domain-containing protein, which produces MTAGTLQRFRVMAYIVGVGLLALVLVAMPLKYLADYSLLVAIIGPVHGFLYAVYLVLAFDLAIKARWSIVGTLTVLLAGTVPFLSFVAERWVTRKVRAGERI; this is translated from the coding sequence GTGACCGCCGGAACCCTGCAGCGGTTCCGCGTCATGGCCTACATCGTCGGCGTGGGCCTGCTGGCCCTGGTCCTGGTGGCCATGCCGCTGAAGTACCTCGCGGACTACTCGCTGCTGGTGGCCATCATCGGGCCGGTGCACGGTTTCCTGTACGCGGTTTACCTGGTGCTGGCTTTTGACCTGGCCATCAAGGCCCGGTGGTCGATCGTGGGCACGCTGACCGTGTTGTTGGCGGGGACTGTGCCATTCCTGTCGTTTGTCGCCGAGCGGTGGGTCACGCGGAAGGTGCGGGCCGGGGAGCGAATTTAG
- a CDS encoding TetR/AcrR family transcriptional regulator, giving the protein MPNIEYSGHGDPARSLALLWRTTERASRKGKPELNVDRIVRAAITIADADGLGALSMRRVAEELGVGTMSLYTYVPGKGELVDVMLDTVSAETTYHYPTDAGWRDRLEHVARENKALFLRHQWLLYVLTSRPVLGPNVTAKYDRELSAIDGIGLTDVEMDSVLWLVLDYVHSAVRNVVETEQAARHSGVTDEQWWQAHAPLLASVLDPARFPVAARVGQAAGTEHNAAVDTGHAFEFGLARVLDGVEVLVRQRQSQGS; this is encoded by the coding sequence ATGCCGAACATCGAGTACAGCGGCCACGGAGACCCGGCCCGAAGCCTCGCCCTGCTGTGGCGCACCACGGAGCGCGCCAGCCGCAAGGGCAAGCCGGAGCTGAACGTCGACCGCATCGTCCGGGCGGCCATCACGATCGCCGACGCGGACGGCCTGGGCGCCCTGTCCATGCGCCGGGTCGCCGAGGAGCTCGGCGTGGGCACCATGTCCCTGTACACCTACGTCCCGGGCAAGGGCGAGCTCGTCGACGTCATGCTGGACACGGTCAGCGCGGAGACGACCTACCACTACCCGACCGACGCCGGGTGGCGAGACCGCCTGGAGCACGTGGCCCGGGAGAACAAGGCCCTGTTCCTGCGGCACCAGTGGTTGCTGTACGTGCTCACCAGCCGCCCGGTGCTCGGCCCGAACGTGACCGCGAAGTACGACCGGGAGCTGTCGGCCATCGATGGCATCGGCCTCACCGACGTGGAGATGGACTCCGTGCTGTGGCTGGTGCTCGACTACGTGCACAGCGCGGTGCGGAACGTGGTGGAGACCGAACAGGCAGCCCGCCACAGCGGCGTCACCGACGAGCAGTGGTGGCAGGCACACGCGCCGCTGCTGGCCAGCGTGCTGGACCCGGCCCGGTTCCCGGTGGCGGCACGGGTCGGACAGGCGGCCGGGACCGAACACAACGCCGCGGTGGACACCGGCCACGCGTTCGAGTTCGGCCTGGCCCGGGTCCTGGACGGGGTTGAGGTCCTCGTGCGGCAGAGGCAGTCCCAGGGCTCTTGA
- a CDS encoding AEC family transporter: MPAVVAGFVPIWVLTGLGYAVRRFGLFSQTAERALTRVVFFLAMPVVLFTTLGKVDLSGLATTSILAFAVSTVLTGLVGLAASRYLFHRRLADQAIGGMASAYVNAANLGIPVAITVLGDPSFVVAALLFQLLVVMPTILTLIDTDLNSGSGSRFRRVLGLPVRNPVILGAAGGLLFAALGWRLPDLLAQPLELLGGAGVPLALLVLGMSLVGRAEAADLPRHSEILVVVVLKIVLQPVVCYLVGHFAFGLDGPPLLAAVLFSALPTAQNAFVFASQYQLRAGGLARDAVLVSTLLSMASLTLVAYLLS; this comes from the coding sequence GTGCCTGCTGTCGTCGCCGGATTCGTGCCCATCTGGGTGCTCACCGGTCTCGGCTACGCGGTGCGCCGCTTCGGCCTGTTCAGCCAGACCGCCGAACGCGCCCTCACCCGCGTGGTGTTCTTCCTGGCGATGCCGGTGGTCCTGTTCACCACGCTGGGCAAAGTGGACCTCTCCGGCCTGGCCACCACCTCGATCCTGGCCTTCGCGGTCAGCACGGTGCTGACCGGCCTGGTGGGCCTGGCCGCGAGCCGGTACCTGTTCCACCGCCGCCTGGCCGACCAGGCGATCGGCGGCATGGCCTCGGCCTACGTCAACGCCGCCAACCTCGGCATCCCGGTGGCCATCACGGTGCTGGGCGACCCGAGCTTCGTGGTGGCGGCACTGCTGTTCCAGCTCCTGGTGGTCATGCCGACGATCCTCACGCTCATCGACACCGACCTGAACTCCGGTTCCGGCAGCCGGTTCCGCCGCGTGCTGGGGCTGCCGGTGCGCAACCCGGTGATCCTCGGCGCGGCGGGCGGCCTGCTGTTCGCCGCCCTGGGCTGGCGCCTGCCGGACCTGCTCGCCCAGCCCCTGGAGCTGCTCGGCGGCGCGGGGGTGCCGCTGGCGCTGCTGGTGCTGGGCATGTCCCTGGTGGGGCGCGCGGAGGCGGCCGATCTGCCCCGGCACAGCGAGATCCTGGTCGTGGTGGTGCTCAAGATCGTGCTGCAGCCGGTCGTCTGCTACCTGGTGGGCCACTTCGCCTTCGGCCTGGACGGGCCCCCGCTGCTGGCCGCGGTGCTGTTCTCCGCGCTGCCCACGGCGCAGAACGCCTTCGTCTTCGCCAGCCAGTACCAGCTGCGCGCGGGCGGCCTGGCCCGGGACGCGGTGCTGGTGTCCACACTGCTGTCCATGGCCAGCCTGACCCTGGTCGCCTACCTGCTGTCCTGA
- a CDS encoding response regulator produces MIDPSAIRPIEVLLVEDDPGDVLMTTEAFEENKVGNRLHVVSDGVEAMAFLRREGKWADAPRPDLVLLDLNLPKMDGREVLAEIKGDERLRRIPVVVLTTSEAEEDVLRSYQLHANAYVTKPVDFEQFVKVVRQVDDFFLTVVRLPRAD; encoded by the coding sequence GTGATCGACCCGAGCGCCATCCGCCCCATCGAGGTCCTGCTGGTCGAGGACGACCCGGGCGATGTCCTCATGACGACCGAGGCGTTCGAGGAGAACAAGGTCGGCAACCGCCTGCACGTGGTCAGCGACGGCGTGGAGGCCATGGCCTTCCTGCGCCGGGAGGGCAAGTGGGCCGACGCCCCACGTCCGGACCTGGTGCTGCTGGACCTCAACCTGCCCAAGATGGACGGCCGCGAGGTGCTGGCCGAGATCAAGGGCGACGAGCGCCTGCGCCGCATCCCGGTGGTCGTGCTCACCACCTCCGAGGCCGAGGAGGACGTGCTGCGCAGCTACCAGCTGCACGCCAACGCCTACGTCACCAAGCCGGTGGACTTCGAGCAGTTCGTCAAGGTCGTGCGCCAGGTGGACGACTTCTTCCTCACCGTGGTGCGCCTGCCCCGGGCCGACTGA
- a CDS encoding STAS domain-containing protein has protein sequence MSTTGGLPEEESRAAALIDLDTAASTETVAVLKVGGEVDLLTTPLLRSGIEEQLAGARPLLVIDLSGVDFLGSSGLAALVEARDAADKAGKHLRLVAGNRSVFRPLATTGLTSLFDLRETLADAVAAPL, from the coding sequence GTGTCGACGACGGGTGGACTTCCGGAGGAAGAGTCGCGCGCGGCGGCATTGATCGACCTGGACACGGCCGCCTCGACCGAGACGGTGGCCGTGCTGAAGGTCGGTGGCGAGGTCGACCTGCTGACCACACCGCTGCTGAGGTCAGGCATCGAGGAGCAGCTGGCCGGGGCGCGGCCGCTGCTGGTGATCGACCTGAGCGGGGTCGACTTCCTCGGCTCCAGCGGCCTGGCGGCCCTGGTCGAGGCCAGGGACGCGGCCGACAAGGCGGGCAAGCACCTGCGGCTGGTCGCGGGCAACCGCTCGGTGTTCCGGCCGCTGGCCACCACCGGCCTGACCTCGCTGTTCGACCTGCGGGAGACGCTGGCCGACGCGGTGGCCGCACCGCTGTGA
- a CDS encoding sensor histidine kinase — MEESTVEGKVRWSLRRRLAVAFGVAGAVLAVGLLAGVLAAARLFSASSDVVDDVSPARIRSAMLGQVYGDQQLAVRDYVLSGTENRRERYQTERSEEFTNLTRLRELLVTRPELLSKVDDVERAARTWQRELAEPAVDTVRAKGPNGELLGGLDYTEPRFVALQDSLRKLDTAIGAQRLASRSAMERALWTLTALGIGFVVFALGCAVALWVALRRWVTAPLRALGGETTRVAQGELGSRVSSDGPEEIVLLAADIEAMRVQMFTALMTAVRVQETLREQTQQLAESTEDLRRSNAELEQFAYVASHDLQEPLRKVASFCQMLQRRYGGQLDERADQYIEFAVDGAKRMQQLINDMLAFSRVGRTTGSFTEVDLNEVLGRALKALTAAREETGAVVEADELPRVHGNATLLAQVLQNLVGNAIKFRAEATPHIRLTVTRQDEEWLFRCQDNGIGIEPQYAEKVFVMFQRLHPKEDYTGTGIGLALCRKIIEHHGGRISLDTSVTVGTTVCWTLPVATEETE, encoded by the coding sequence GTGGAAGAGTCCACTGTGGAGGGAAAGGTGCGCTGGTCGCTGCGCAGGCGGCTCGCGGTCGCCTTCGGGGTGGCGGGCGCGGTGCTGGCCGTCGGTCTGCTCGCCGGGGTGCTGGCCGCCGCGCGGCTGTTCTCGGCCAGCTCGGACGTGGTCGACGATGTCTCGCCCGCGCGCATCCGCTCGGCGATGCTCGGCCAGGTCTACGGCGACCAGCAGCTCGCGGTGCGCGACTACGTGCTCAGCGGCACCGAGAACCGCCGCGAGCGCTACCAGACCGAGCGCTCCGAGGAGTTCACCAACCTCACGCGGCTGCGCGAGCTGCTGGTGACCCGGCCGGAACTGCTGTCCAAGGTGGACGACGTGGAGCGGGCCGCGCGCACCTGGCAGCGCGAGCTGGCCGAGCCCGCCGTGGACACCGTGCGCGCCAAGGGCCCCAACGGCGAGCTGCTCGGCGGGCTGGACTACACCGAGCCCCGGTTCGTCGCGTTGCAGGACTCCCTGCGCAAGCTGGACACCGCGATCGGCGCGCAGCGCCTGGCCAGCCGCTCGGCCATGGAGCGCGCGCTGTGGACGCTGACCGCCCTGGGCATCGGCTTCGTCGTCTTCGCCCTGGGCTGCGCGGTGGCGCTGTGGGTGGCGCTGCGCCGCTGGGTGACCGCGCCGCTGCGCGCGCTGGGCGGGGAGACCACCCGGGTGGCCCAGGGCGAGCTGGGCAGCCGGGTGAGCAGTGACGGCCCGGAGGAGATCGTGCTGCTGGCCGCGGACATCGAGGCCATGCGGGTGCAGATGTTCACCGCGCTGATGACCGCGGTGCGCGTGCAGGAGACGCTGCGGGAGCAGACCCAGCAGCTGGCCGAGTCCACCGAGGACCTGCGCCGCTCCAACGCCGAGCTGGAGCAGTTCGCCTACGTCGCCTCGCACGACCTGCAGGAGCCGCTGCGCAAGGTGGCCAGCTTCTGCCAGATGCTGCAACGGCGCTACGGCGGCCAGCTCGACGAGCGCGCCGACCAGTACATCGAGTTCGCCGTCGACGGCGCCAAGCGCATGCAGCAGCTCATCAACGACATGCTCGCCTTCTCCCGGGTGGGCCGCACCACCGGCTCCTTCACCGAGGTCGACCTCAACGAGGTGCTGGGCCGGGCGCTCAAGGCGCTGACCGCGGCCCGGGAGGAGACCGGCGCGGTGGTCGAGGCCGACGAGCTGCCGCGCGTGCACGGCAACGCCACCCTGCTGGCCCAGGTGCTCCAGAACCTGGTCGGCAACGCGATCAAGTTCCGCGCCGAGGCCACCCCGCACATCCGGCTGACCGTCACCCGCCAGGACGAGGAGTGGCTGTTCCGCTGCCAGGACAACGGCATCGGCATCGAGCCCCAGTACGCGGAGAAGGTCTTCGTGATGTTCCAGCGCCTGCACCCGAAAGAGGACTACACCGGCACCGGCATCGGCCTGGCGCTGTGCCGCAAGATCATCGAACACCACGGCGGCCGCATCTCGCTGGACACCTCGGTGACGGTGGGGACTACCGTGTGCTGGACCCTGCCCGTGGCCACCGAGGAGACCGAGTGA
- a CDS encoding S8 family peptidase produces the protein MSRTWDGRSRAAAVTLLAAATTALAALPASAAPEAAIRNAGGEGAVPNSFIVVLKDNAEVRATSAASVAGDLVATHGGKVGYTYDTALRGFAVTASDSQARRIAADPNVAFVEQNRTVRISGTQPNPPSWGLDRTDQRALPLNQSYTYPVDGTGVTSYVVDTGIRVTHTDFGGRAVSGYDFIDNDTNADDCQGHGTHVAGTVGGTKYGVAKGAKLVAVRVLNCQGSGTYDQVIAGINWVANNAVKPASANMSLGGGASDAVDNAVRGAVTKGVTFALAAGNGDIFGRPQDACTVSPARTQEAITVGATDTNDNKASFSNYGTCVDIFAPGVNITSAWKDNDSATNTISGTSMATPHVAGAAALILQQNPTFTPQQVRDALVAAATPDKVVNPGTGSPNKLLFVGEGGTTPPPACQAASSAAVAIADLATVESPVTVANCAGNATSVTADLNIKHTWRGDLVIDLIAPDGTPFRIKGSSGSDSADDVVGSFPVNVGGKAKNGTWKLRVQDVARSDVGSIQSWTLKL, from the coding sequence ATGAGTCGAACATGGGACGGGCGGAGCCGGGCGGCAGCGGTGACGCTGCTGGCCGCCGCCACCACCGCCCTGGCCGCCCTGCCCGCCTCCGCCGCGCCGGAGGCGGCCATCCGCAACGCGGGTGGCGAGGGCGCCGTGCCCAACAGCTTCATCGTCGTGCTGAAGGACAACGCCGAGGTCCGGGCAACCTCGGCGGCGTCGGTCGCGGGTGACCTGGTCGCCACCCACGGCGGCAAGGTCGGCTACACCTACGACACCGCCCTGCGCGGGTTCGCGGTGACCGCCTCGGACTCCCAGGCCCGGCGGATCGCCGCCGACCCGAATGTCGCATTCGTCGAGCAGAACCGCACGGTGCGTATTTCCGGCACCCAGCCGAATCCGCCATCATGGGGACTCGACCGAACCGACCAGCGGGCCCTCCCGTTGAATCAGAGCTACACGTATCCGGTGGACGGCACCGGGGTGACCTCCTACGTCGTCGACACCGGTATTCGAGTGACCCACACGGACTTCGGTGGCCGCGCGGTCTCCGGGTACGACTTCATTGACAATGACACCAACGCCGACGACTGCCAGGGCCACGGCACGCACGTGGCGGGCACGGTCGGCGGTACGAAGTACGGTGTCGCCAAGGGCGCCAAGCTCGTCGCGGTGCGCGTGCTGAACTGCCAGGGCTCAGGCACTTACGACCAGGTCATCGCCGGTATCAACTGGGTGGCCAACAACGCGGTCAAGCCCGCCTCGGCGAACATGAGCCTCGGCGGCGGCGCGAGCGACGCGGTCGACAACGCGGTGCGCGGCGCCGTCACCAAGGGTGTGACCTTCGCGCTCGCGGCGGGCAACGGTGACATCTTCGGCCGCCCGCAGGACGCCTGCACGGTGTCCCCGGCGCGCACCCAGGAGGCCATCACCGTCGGCGCCACCGACACCAACGACAACAAGGCCAGCTTCTCCAACTACGGCACCTGTGTCGACATCTTCGCACCGGGCGTGAACATCACCTCGGCGTGGAAGGACAACGACAGCGCCACCAACACCATCTCCGGCACCTCGATGGCGACCCCGCACGTCGCGGGTGCGGCGGCGCTCATCCTCCAGCAGAACCCGACCTTCACCCCGCAGCAGGTGCGCGACGCGCTGGTCGCCGCGGCCACCCCGGACAAGGTGGTCAACCCGGGCACCGGTTCGCCGAACAAGCTCCTGTTCGTCGGTGAGGGCGGCACCACCCCGCCGCCCGCCTGCCAGGCGGCCAGCTCCGCCGCGGTCGCGATCGCGGACCTGGCCACCGTGGAGAGCCCGGTGACCGTGGCCAACTGCGCGGGCAACGCCACCTCGGTGACCGCGGACCTCAACATCAAGCACACCTGGCGCGGTGACCTGGTCATCGACCTGATCGCGCCCGACGGCACGCCGTTCCGCATCAAGGGCTCCAGCGGCTCCGACAGCGCGGACGACGTGGTGGGCAGCTTCCCGGTCAACGTGGGCGGCAAGGCCAAGAACGGCACCTGGAAGCTCCGGGTGCAGGACGTGGCCCGCTCCGACGTGGGCAGCATCCAGTCCTGGACCCTCAAGCTCTGA
- a CDS encoding carbohydrate-binding protein — translation MGASYYDEQRGTALERCQDSGCGQNVGWLAPGDYTAYADVDFGATPARSVTLRLASGSTANGSVQFRLGSPTGPVVATVPAASTGGWQTWASRTAAVSANATGVQRLYLVAAGTGTGDVANVNWFQFSR, via the coding sequence ATCGGCGCCAGCTACTACGACGAACAGCGCGGCACGGCCCTGGAACGCTGCCAGGACTCGGGCTGCGGCCAGAACGTGGGCTGGCTGGCCCCGGGCGACTACACGGCCTACGCCGACGTGGACTTCGGCGCCACCCCGGCCCGCTCGGTGACACTGCGCCTGGCCTCGGGCTCGACCGCGAACGGCTCCGTGCAGTTCCGGCTGGGCTCACCGACCGGACCGGTGGTGGCCACGGTCCCGGCGGCCTCCACCGGCGGCTGGCAGACCTGGGCCAGCCGCACCGCGGCGGTGTCGGCGAACGCGACCGGGGTGCAGCGGCTGTACCTGGTGGCGGCCGGGACCGGCACCGGCGACGTGGCGAACGTGAACTGGTTCCAGTTCAGCCGTTGA
- a CDS encoding hemerythrin domain-containing protein has translation MDRDAVSLIKADHRVLEGLFDQVKKADGEQRKALLAEVKARLDAHSRAEEEYVYPALIKADPGERGEVHHGAEEHLEADELLGKAIKATGDFDARFQEFVDAVSHHVEEEEQDLLPALREAVPAAELRRLGDQFDRARREHLAEHGIGAEVPTQATREQLYERAKAAGIPGRSTMTKEELAEALRQS, from the coding sequence ATGGATCGCGACGCCGTCTCCCTCATCAAGGCCGACCACCGCGTGCTGGAAGGTCTGTTCGACCAGGTCAAGAAGGCCGACGGAGAGCAGCGGAAGGCGCTGCTCGCCGAGGTCAAGGCCCGGTTGGACGCGCACAGCCGCGCCGAGGAGGAGTACGTCTACCCCGCGCTGATCAAGGCCGACCCCGGGGAGCGCGGCGAGGTGCACCACGGTGCGGAGGAGCACCTGGAGGCCGACGAGCTGCTCGGCAAGGCCATCAAGGCCACCGGCGACTTCGACGCGAGGTTCCAGGAGTTCGTCGACGCCGTCTCCCACCACGTCGAGGAGGAGGAACAGGACCTGCTGCCCGCACTGCGGGAGGCCGTGCCCGCGGCCGAGCTGCGGCGGCTCGGCGACCAGTTCGACCGCGCCCGCCGCGAGCACCTGGCCGAGCACGGGATCGGTGCCGAGGTGCCCACGCAGGCGACCAGGGAACAGCTCTACGAGCGCGCCAAAGCCGCAGGCATCCCCGGCCGGTCCACCATGACGAAGGAGGAGCTGGCCGAGGCCCTGCGGCAGAGCTGA
- a CDS encoding SpoIIE family protein phosphatase, with translation MLASKSTGTDGPDEDGWHHDGTAFEALPAIGWALTGPEHVVVAANRAARAVASAAGPVLGRPLREVLSGTAARTLLPLLSQAFRTGATLRGVECRVALGPDGTEGYASLSTAPRRSSNGDIIGLVVLLIDTTGNVRDRLAAEAGARRSEELRAQEHDIAQALQQSLLPNALPVLPGVRLAARYITASSALSAGGDWYDAISLGDGRLAVSVGDVVGSGPEAAAVMGQLRSALTAYLLAGMELGEVITRLGEFARHVPHAAGATACVAVLDPVRGELSYSSAAHPPIVWARPGRPAVFLPRAAGFPLALGDGDFEVRTARVEPGDLLVLYSDGAVDRPDASPHHSAAALLACAGQTAAAKGSVDQRCEQLLDALLAGGLPEDDIALLMLRVQEPATPLHRVVPARSDQLGALRRDLRDWLEEGEIDGEDALAAQIAAGEATANAVEHAYPHEDPGPVTLTADLERTGTLHLSVRDEGSWRAPTEDPEGRGRGLLLMQAAMDSVRVRHSETGTTIDLRRRLGSGPGREVEPGSDALALDIEHRAEGPLVRLRGAIDATTVHLLRPVLRRTCRGGALEMTVDLAAVSYLASAGVRMFFELAAEAASAGGRLVLCAPAGTSARYVARLTGLDAYVEMRTR, from the coding sequence ATGTTGGCCAGCAAGAGCACGGGGACCGACGGTCCCGACGAGGACGGGTGGCATCACGACGGCACCGCCTTCGAAGCGCTGCCCGCGATCGGCTGGGCACTCACCGGACCGGAGCACGTGGTGGTCGCGGCGAACCGGGCGGCCCGCGCCGTCGCGTCCGCCGCCGGACCGGTACTCGGCAGACCGCTGCGCGAGGTGCTGTCCGGGACTGCCGCGCGAACGCTGTTGCCGCTGCTCAGCCAGGCCTTCCGCACCGGAGCCACCCTGCGTGGGGTGGAGTGCCGGGTCGCCTTGGGCCCGGACGGCACCGAGGGCTACGCCAGCCTCTCCACCGCCCCGCGCCGTTCGAGCAACGGCGACATCATCGGCCTGGTGGTGCTCCTCATCGACACCACCGGCAACGTGCGTGACCGGCTGGCCGCCGAGGCGGGCGCCCGGCGCTCGGAGGAGCTGCGCGCACAGGAACACGACATCGCCCAGGCCCTCCAGCAATCGCTGCTGCCCAACGCCCTGCCCGTGCTGCCCGGCGTGCGCTTGGCCGCCCGCTACATCACCGCCAGCTCCGCGCTCAGCGCGGGCGGCGACTGGTACGACGCGATCAGCCTCGGCGACGGCAGGCTCGCGGTCAGCGTCGGCGACGTCGTCGGCAGCGGACCGGAGGCGGCCGCGGTCATGGGGCAGCTGCGCAGCGCCCTGACCGCCTACCTGCTCGCCGGGATGGAGCTCGGCGAGGTGATCACCCGGCTCGGTGAGTTCGCCCGGCACGTGCCCCACGCCGCCGGGGCCACCGCGTGCGTGGCCGTGCTCGACCCGGTGCGCGGGGAGCTGAGCTACTCCAGCGCGGCCCATCCCCCGATCGTGTGGGCCCGGCCCGGACGGCCCGCGGTGTTCCTGCCGCGCGCGGCCGGGTTCCCGCTCGCGCTCGGCGACGGCGACTTCGAGGTGCGCACCGCGCGGGTGGAGCCCGGCGACCTGCTGGTGCTCTACTCCGACGGCGCGGTGGACCGTCCGGACGCCTCCCCGCACCACAGCGCGGCCGCGCTGCTGGCCTGCGCGGGCCAGACCGCCGCCGCGAAGGGCTCGGTGGACCAGCGGTGCGAGCAGCTGCTCGACGCGCTGCTGGCCGGTGGACTGCCCGAGGACGACATCGCGCTGCTCATGCTGCGCGTGCAGGAGCCCGCCACCCCGCTGCACCGCGTGGTACCGGCCCGCTCCGACCAGCTCGGTGCGCTGCGCCGGGACCTGCGGGACTGGCTGGAGGAGGGCGAGATCGACGGCGAGGACGCACTGGCGGCCCAGATCGCCGCGGGGGAGGCCACCGCGAACGCGGTCGAGCACGCCTACCCGCACGAGGACCCCGGCCCGGTGACCCTCACCGCGGACCTGGAGCGCACCGGCACGCTGCACCTGTCCGTGCGGGATGAGGGCAGCTGGCGGGCGCCGACCGAGGACCCGGAGGGCCGAGGCAGGGGACTGCTGCTGATGCAGGCCGCGATGGACTCCGTCCGCGTGCGGCACAGCGAGACCGGGACCACCATCGACCTGCGCCGCCGACTGGGCTCAGGACCGGGGCGGGAGGTCGAGCCGGGCTCGGACGCCCTGGCCCTGGACATCGAGCACCGCGCGGAGGGGCCGCTGGTGCGGCTGCGCGGGGCCATCGACGCCACTACCGTGCACCTGCTGCGGCCGGTGCTGCGGCGCACCTGCCGGGGCGGGGCGCTGGAGATGACCGTGGACCTGGCCGCGGTCAGCTACCTGGCCAGCGCCGGGGTGCGCATGTTCTTCGAGCTGGCGGCCGAGGCCGCCTCGGCGGGTGGGAGGCTGGTGCTGTGCGCGCCCGCCGGTACCTCCGCCCGCTACGTCGCCCGGCTCACCGGCCTGGACGCCTATGTGGAGATGAGGACACGCTGA
- a CDS encoding type II toxin-antitoxin system prevent-host-death family antitoxin, whose product MTVEPLRAVRDHLSDFVDRAERDHERVVVTRNGRPAAVLIGYDDLAALEETLELLSDPEGVHSARRGAFRVLSEINDAQRLVTVLRVEHRAEVYRPR is encoded by the coding sequence ATGACTGTTGAACCGCTGCGTGCCGTACGCGACCATCTGTCCGACTTCGTCGACCGGGCGGAACGCGACCATGAACGCGTCGTGGTCACCCGCAACGGGCGCCCCGCCGCGGTTCTCATCGGGTACGACGACCTCGCCGCCCTGGAGGAGACCCTTGAGCTCCTCAGCGACCCGGAAGGCGTCCACTCGGCACGCCGCGGGGCGTTCCGAGTGCTCTCCGAGATCAACGACGCGCAGCGGCTGGTCACCGTGCTTCGCGTCGAACACCGGGCGGAGGTGTACCGGCCGCGCTGA
- a CDS encoding PP2C family protein-serine/threonine phosphatase, with translation MGDPRGDGPLTVVLVEDDRGDAFLVEELLAETGLPVHLNWARTLADALPHLRAGVHCVLLDLNLPDSEGLSGLSVVAERVPGAAILVLTGHADEHRGVQAVASGAQDYLVKGQVDAGLLAKAIRFSVERKRVEEGLRRLREAELVAQENSRLERGLLPTPLLSDPRIGCRTRYRPGRTQTLVGGDFYDLVEGEDGTLYALIGDVSGHGPDEAALGVCLRAGWRTLVLAETPPERMLPALNRKILRHPFPRLVFATVCMLVFPPDRRSVRLYLAGHPPPILLAGEETRQLPEDGAGAAIGIFEEGAWSPGEVALPESWRLLLFTDGLFEGRTGYGSQRLGEDGLVDLLRTRPDPDEPDWPDEVINEVQRLNGGPLTDDVAMLLLSFGA, from the coding sequence GTGGGTGACCCACGCGGCGACGGACCGCTGACCGTGGTGCTGGTCGAAGACGACCGCGGCGACGCGTTCCTGGTCGAGGAGCTGCTCGCCGAGACCGGCCTGCCGGTGCACCTGAACTGGGCCCGCACCCTCGCCGACGCCCTGCCGCACCTGCGCGCCGGGGTGCACTGCGTGCTGCTGGACCTCAACCTGCCCGACTCCGAGGGCCTGTCCGGGCTGTCCGTGGTGGCCGAACGTGTGCCGGGCGCGGCCATCCTGGTGCTCACCGGGCACGCCGACGAGCACCGGGGCGTGCAGGCGGTGGCTTCCGGCGCCCAGGACTACCTGGTCAAGGGCCAGGTCGACGCCGGGCTGCTGGCCAAGGCGATCCGCTTCTCCGTCGAGCGCAAGCGCGTGGAGGAGGGCTTGCGCAGGCTGCGCGAGGCCGAGCTGGTCGCCCAGGAGAACTCGCGCCTGGAACGCGGCCTGCTGCCCACCCCGCTGCTGTCGGACCCCCGGATCGGCTGCCGCACGCGCTACCGCCCGGGCCGCACGCAGACCCTGGTCGGCGGCGACTTCTACGACCTCGTCGAGGGCGAGGACGGCACCCTGTACGCGCTCATCGGCGACGTCTCCGGGCACGGTCCGGACGAGGCCGCGCTGGGTGTGTGCCTGCGCGCGGGCTGGCGCACCCTGGTGCTGGCCGAGACCCCGCCCGAGCGCATGCTGCCCGCGCTCAACCGCAAGATCCTGCGCCACCCGTTCCCGAGGCTGGTCTTCGCCACGGTGTGCATGCTGGTCTTCCCACCGGACCGGCGCAGCGTGCGCCTGTACCTGGCCGGGCACCCGCCGCCCATCCTGCTGGCCGGGGAGGAGACCCGGCAGCTGCCCGAGGACGGGGCCGGAGCGGCGATCGGCATCTTCGAGGAGGGTGCCTGGTCGCCCGGCGAGGTCGCGCTGCCCGAGTCCTGGCGGCTGCTGCTGTTCACCGACGGCCTGTTCGAGGGCCGCACCGGCTACGGCTCGCAGCGCCTGGGCGAGGACGGCCTGGTCGACCTGCTGCGCACGCGCCCGGACCCGGATGAGCCGGACTGGCCGGACGAGGTGATCAACGAGGTGCAGCGGCTCAACGGCGGCCCGCTCACCGACGACGTGGCGATGCTCCTGCTCTCCTTCGGAGCGTGA